tgtaatcagattactttttcaagtaactagtaaagtaatgcattacttttgaaTGTACAACTAAATATCTGatttactttttcaaattaataatgcaaatttctttgttttcccgtgtattgactgacagctctcctgcccttatgttgagagaaatcgtgaGTAAGTGCAAAGACGTTGTGTGCGCTATAATCATGAttgttattgtagttctagactaaatgtgagcaggcATTTAATCATCTCACTCGCATAAAAACATTCAGtactcaaaattaataaaaccaCTAAATGCAAACTTGGAATATGATGCAATGTTAAATTTCACaaactttatgtatttaatatattatgtatgtatttactatattaaccaatgtctttgctgctgaccttttgATCATCCAATTTAACCAAACTAAGCAAAAATGAAGAGTATTGAACTTCAGCAGCAGAGCTGAAAGGTTTGACCTACGCCCTTcactgtacaggtgtgaatttgcatttccttcagcctgaggcttactcatttcacttttggtgtgaaagggcctttacatttgccaaaaatagaacctttttttgttagtaaaaacaaacaatgaggaaaagtaacacattacttttcataaaaagcaaTTATGCAATTAGTTTATTACTGCagtgcattatttttaaaaagtaacgttaccccaacactgctcTACAGGTGCATCTAAATAAATTAGAACGTCGTgtaaaagttcatttatttcagtaattcaattcaaattgtGGAACTTTGATCCAATAATTAATTCTGTTTTAGCAGAATTTAATATAAGAAATGTACTTGCCATCCCATCTTGTATATCATTAATACATTCTGCTTGTGAGTTATGAAGTTTTGACAGGTTATGAGGAAATACAAAACTACCAACTGCATAACATAGTGATGATAGTGATCTAATGATAATGTCCCTCAGATATAACATATGAAAGGAGAAAAGCAGATGACCTAAAACTGAGAACTGTGTTTGATGAGGTATCTCTTTATTTACACTAGCAAAGTTGTAGTGATCGGCAACGtaccctttaatttttttttcttttcttgctgAGCAAAACCTTTATCTATTGGACGGACATTTTGGctacctgagcaaaaacattttttttataccaGACGTGTACAGCACGTTCACACAAAAAGTGGTTACATCATGCAATTgaaaaattttatatttctatttgatTAAACCCTTGATGTAACTTCTCTTTGATATAGTTCTTCTTTAAAACATGATGACGTTATATTTTACACATCTTTGCCTTTCTCGCAGCCTCTGGTATTGAGCTATTTGGTCCGCAAACATTAAAGAACAGTGATCTCTTTCTATGAATCCTGTAAACAACATTCTTCTATATTAAAgacaggaacacaccaagccaacggtCTGCCGttaatcctgttttttttttttttttttttttttcccccagataCCATTACTCTGCATGACTGATCATAGTTGAAAGAACGTTTTTCTAATATTGTAGGACATAAATGTCAGATTTAAGAtctgtaccttttttttttttactgccagTTTGAAAGTGTTTGGGGCTTGTCCTAAATGAAACAAAGAGTTGACTATTGAGGAGAGGTTCTGATATTACAGAAAACATCTCGCTTAGTAGTTATGGGATCTAGCATACGATTTGGTTTTGATGCTTTATGTTGGTTTTTGATGTCTGTTTCTTTGTATCAGCAAACTGGGGTTAACatttatctctttttttttccatcttagATCTAATGACACTGAAGGAGGATGGTAaaatcctgaatgaaacagaaGAGAAAGATCAGTATGAGAAACACAATGCTTTCAAAACTCGAGAAAAATCATTTAGTTCTTCAAAGACTGAAAAGACTTACTCACGAAAAACAGCTCAGAAGAGAGGAACTGGATTTTATTTCACCTGCTTTGAGTGTGGACAGAGCTTCGATCAACCTGAAGACCTTAGAGTCCACATGGGAGTTCACAATGGAGATATGCCACTGAAAGAGGAGAGTACAGTCCTCAATGAAATGGAAGAGAAAAATCAGAATGAGAGACATCATGCTTTCATAACTCGAGAGAAATCACTTAGTTCCTCACAGACTGAAAagacttcctcacgaaaaacaGCCCAGAAGACAGGAACTGGATTTTATTTCACCTGCTTTGAGTGTGGAAAGGGTTTCAATCAACCTGAAGACCTTAGAGTCCACATGGGAAGTCACAATGGAGAAAATGTTTTCAGCTGCTTTGAGTGTGGAAAGTGCTTCAATCAACTTGAAGACCTTAGagtccacatgagaactcacaaTGAAGAGAAGTGTTTctcctgccaacagtgtggaaagagttttgctcaaaaaggaaaccttaaactccacatgagaattcactcTAGTGAGAAGCCTTTCTCCTGCcagcagtgtggaaagagtttcactcaaaaaggaGCCCGTGACAGGCAcgtgagaattcacactggagagaagcccttCACTTGCAAactctgtggaaagagtttcacagcAGCACTAAACCTTAGGTATCACATGAACCATCACaatggagagaagccattcaaatgtgatcagtgtggaaagagtttcagacgTAAAGCATCCTTTAGTAGCCACATGAATATTCACTCGAGAGAAAACTGTTTTCAGTGTcatcagtgtggaaaaagtttcactGAAAAAGGAAACCTTAGACTCCACATGAgacttcacactggagagaagccttacacatgccctcagtgtggacagagtttcacatATAAAAAAGCCCTGGGCTCCCACATGAGaaatcacactggagagagtccTTTCACCTGCAAACTGTGCGGGAAGGGCTACACATCGGAACAAAATCTCAGGTATCACATGAACCgtcacactggagagaggccagtctcatgtgatcagtgtggaaaaagtttcataCGTCAAGCAACCCTTAATCAGCACATAAAGGTTCACTCAAGAGAGAACTCTTTTATATGTCATAAGTGTGGAAGAAGTTGCCGTAGCCTGAAAAGCCTTAACAGGCATGTTAAATCTGGACATAACGGAAGGAAGCCTTTCAAATGCCaccagtgtggaaaaagttacCGATTCAAAAAAACCCTTAAGAATCACATGAgacttcacactggagagaagcctttcacatgTTTTCAGTGTGAGAGGAGTTTCCCTTATCAAAGAGATCTGAAACGTCATTTGCAATCTCATTCTGGAAAGAAAATGCAGTGTTTAGAGTGTGGCAAGAGGTTTAGAAAAAGCAGCAATTTCAAAAATCATCTGCTCATCCACTCCGAAGGAAGATCTTTTAATTGTGATCAGTGtaataaaacatttcttttgcCATTACACTTGCAGATACATAAGAAAAGTCATGCAGATGTCAGACGTTATTTGTGTTCTTCATGTGGAAAGCGTTTTAAATGGTTGGGCAATTTAAAATGGCACCAGAAAATACGGATATGTGTGAAATTACGGCTACGTTCACAGCGCAGCTGAATCATGACCCTTAAATGTGGCCTGTATCCGATGCTTTATCTGATCATCCGATGGGATGGGACCATCCGATGGGTTAGTCGCTGCACTTGTGGCCGTGCCTGACCATCTCCTTTGCTATGTGTAACCCTCTGCTGGCAAGtccatatttaaagggatagttcacccaaaaatgaaaatttgatgtttatctgcttacccccagggcatccaagatgtaggtgactttttttcttcagtcgaacgcaaattatgatttttaactgcaaccgctgccctCTGTCAGTCAACATAACtagcagtggataggaacttcaactataacagtaaataaaactacttgcaaatccaaattaaaccctgcggctggACAACATTTGTCTTAAACGGAAAGCTCCACACCCACGTTGCACTTTTGATTTTGCTTTGGCTGCCAATTTGAGGTCTGATCCCTGACAACGGAAGTTTTTGCGCTCTTACCCaatgggcgagacatcactcCGTGTCAAATGCGATCCTCACTAACAGGAGTCTTCTGACATCAGTCTCTTTTAGAGGTCTTGTGAATACCTGCAGAGATCGTAATGTGTATATaaatcaatgtgtcgtcacaagccgcagggttcaATTTGGATTCTGTTTAAGCAAGTGTTTCTTACTGTTATACCCTTTAAGTTCCtgatccactgctattatttgactgacagacggcagcggtttttttttctgagcgacacacacaaaagtaaagactcataactccaaaactctagcaaggagagtcaaaaggtaggtatcatttgatagaaaacattttaaattttaagaaaatataaattacattacatttggacattttcttgctgagaaacagctgataaaatacaaaaaatatatataatttaaaaaaaaaatttttctttttttttatttgacatggaataactcaggaacacaataagattgctaaaagaaaatcttttttggtgatgctttcctatatgtgagctgcatctggttcaaatttcgtggtgattagcataaagaatagtttgaaaaattgttgttcattttttccgcagccaggtggcgccaacgggcagtaaactccggtttagaggtgcttctcagcactcgttaggagtttttcaaaatggttagatgcattaaaaagatgagattcgaagctttaaaatgatatctattatgTGTTATTCCACATTGGAAAatgaacatggatgggtccgggatcacttggatacacactgcatcccggagagatgagagacatgtttttagccaagtatgttaaatcattccgtgagtaatatcttgtgatcaacgcaatatatcatattgattttgattcattttaatcttgagaatctgctttaaatattgatgtgcaattttttatgatctgtgcatttttcatgaagttatgagcatgtaaaatatacatacttgtattcagttagcggctgtgctatttttgttgtaaacgcatattactcagactcattagagggtgaaaacgcaacagaagcatgttggaggcttggtatgaaagtttaaagtctctggttttgtatgcaaaaagaatttttgtgctatcTATATGGATGGCTTTTaaagagacacgcaaatgggagcgcCGATGCCTCCATCCGGTCTTAAGGGGTTAAAAGACAACtcgtgcttggccccgtaattgctgcttgcagctatatctTTAATTGTTTTAGTGATGTAACCATATTTTAGTCTGgttaaacccagcctgatctgctggcgatttgatttcgctcggcaactcagtctggaaacccttGCATTCGtttctgctgcgctgttacacttttgcgggaaccaatcacagactggcttatccaccttgctcggtATTGGcaggtataacacgatgacgatagacaAGTGACagcaagcagctttcaaactctatctgcATCTACCCGTCtctctcgcacgaccgtcactccaaaataacaatgcacaatcacagtgacgccgattgtgttaagcatttaccttatctgagagaaatgtagcacagcgttgatccgacagtctcttcataggaagagttacaaacagcgattaatgacacacaatgattctctgctgttattttggtggtttgcttcacgaaTGTGAGTActggactcttttacttcaatgccccttgatggtagacaatatttttattatttgctctatatgtttcgtctccctgcttcttgaatctcgcgccgcctgagctgactggaattctttttggttgtcatgacaacgacgtagtttagggcggctatattccgcattcatttacactgaaccagaacagtatcagagtcgccttttaacctctcgacgatgctgaatgacttctttagttagcaaacaaattgcttgagtgggtgtaaataccgatcactttcatgtttttttgcacaacctgcaaaaatcgctcgatgccattgctgcttctgcaaactgcagatcaatgctacaaaccaatacaaactaaacctgtctggagttttcgcatcactc
Above is a genomic segment from Megalobrama amblycephala isolate DHTTF-2021 linkage group LG14, ASM1881202v1, whole genome shotgun sequence containing:
- the LOC125245790 gene encoding gastrula zinc finger protein XlCGF26.1-like isoform X2 — encoded protein: MLREIVNLMTLKEDGKILNETEEKDQYEKHNAFKTREKSFSSSKTEKTYSRKTAQKRGTGFYFTCFECGQSFDQPEDLRVHMGVHNGDMPLKEESTVLNEMEEKNQNERHHAFITREKSLSSSQTEKTSSRKTAQKTGTGFYFTCFECGKGFNQPEDLRVHMGSHNGENVFSCFECGKCFNQLEDLRVHMRTHNEEKCFSCQQCGKSFAQKGNLKLHMRIHSSEKPFSCQQCGKSFTQKGARDRHVRIHTGEKPFTCKLCGKSFTAALNLRYHMNHHNGEKPFKCDQCGKSFRRKASFSSHMNIHSRENCFQCHQCGKSFTEKGNLRLHMRLHTGEKPYTCPQCGQSFTYKKALGSHMRNHTGESPFTCKLCGKGYTSEQNLRYHMNRHTGERPVSCDQCGKSFIRQATLNQHIKVHSRENSFICHKCGRSCRSLKSLNRHVKSGHNGRKPFKCHQCGKSYRFKKTLKNHMRLHTGEKPFTCFQCERSFPYQRDLKRHLQSHSGKKMQCLECGKRFRKSSNFKNHLLIHSEGRSFNCDQCNKTFLLPLHLQIHKKSHADVRRYLCSSCGKRFKWLGNLKWHQKIRICVKLRLRSQRS
- the LOC125245790 gene encoding gastrula zinc finger protein XlCGF26.1-like isoform X1 yields the protein MAFIKEESEDMKIEEVFSLKQEDTEEQTDLMTLKEDGKILNETEEKDQYEKHNAFKTREKSFSSSKTEKTYSRKTAQKRGTGFYFTCFECGQSFDQPEDLRVHMGVHNGDMPLKEESTVLNEMEEKNQNERHHAFITREKSLSSSQTEKTSSRKTAQKTGTGFYFTCFECGKGFNQPEDLRVHMGSHNGENVFSCFECGKCFNQLEDLRVHMRTHNEEKCFSCQQCGKSFAQKGNLKLHMRIHSSEKPFSCQQCGKSFTQKGARDRHVRIHTGEKPFTCKLCGKSFTAALNLRYHMNHHNGEKPFKCDQCGKSFRRKASFSSHMNIHSRENCFQCHQCGKSFTEKGNLRLHMRLHTGEKPYTCPQCGQSFTYKKALGSHMRNHTGESPFTCKLCGKGYTSEQNLRYHMNRHTGERPVSCDQCGKSFIRQATLNQHIKVHSRENSFICHKCGRSCRSLKSLNRHVKSGHNGRKPFKCHQCGKSYRFKKTLKNHMRLHTGEKPFTCFQCERSFPYQRDLKRHLQSHSGKKMQCLECGKRFRKSSNFKNHLLIHSEGRSFNCDQCNKTFLLPLHLQIHKKSHADVRRYLCSSCGKRFKWLGNLKWHQKIRICVKLRLRSQRS